One part of the Bdellovibrio bacteriovorus genome encodes these proteins:
- a CDS encoding paraquat-inducible protein A, translated as MNTQAQPLTLAFSITALVLYIPANLFPFMSIELYGRKNTATIWDGIVSLAEAGSWPIAIIVFLASILIPLLKLFILFYLSLDSSRHHPKLKDQLYRIVEAIGRWSMLDIFLLAIMIAILKLGKWATVEPKPGALLFALVVIFTMLASAYFNRDSAPAKEQPHESGKDRS; from the coding sequence ATGAACACGCAAGCTCAGCCTTTGACGCTGGCCTTTTCCATTACGGCACTGGTGCTTTACATACCGGCGAATCTGTTCCCGTTTATGAGCATCGAACTTTATGGTCGCAAGAATACGGCGACCATTTGGGACGGCATTGTCTCGCTGGCCGAAGCGGGATCGTGGCCCATTGCCATCATCGTATTTTTAGCAAGCATTCTGATTCCCCTGCTGAAGCTTTTTATTCTTTTTTACCTGTCCTTGGATTCATCCCGCCATCATCCGAAGCTCAAAGACCAGCTTTACCGAATCGTCGAAGCTATCGGCCGCTGGTCGATGCTGGATATCTTTCTGCTGGCAATCATGATCGCGATTCTGAAGCTGGGAAAATGGGCCACCGTGGAGCCCAAACCTGGCGCACTGCTGTTTGCCCTGGTGGTGATTTTCACCATGCTGGCGTCCGCTTACTTCAACCGGGATTCCGCCCCTGCAAAGGAACAACCTCATGAATCCGGAAAAGACCGTTCGTAA
- a CDS encoding MlaD family protein translates to MNPEKTVRKISSHWYVWLFPVFAVLISAWLLVQYLTGLGPKIEISFDDGSRIEAEKTRLSYRGVEIGSVTDVKLSEDQKKVIVHARLKKDAKKFAEEGAKYWIVTPKVSIQGITGLETLIEGPYIAAQPGDGGEKTEFQGKQESETDDPLEDTVAYRLETANAESINPGDNVSFRGMNVGTVTKVTLSKTAQTLHVQINLQSKYARLVRTNTQFWRKVGVQAKLGLFKSELKINSLETLLHGGIEMFTPDPAGEIAKYNHKFPLHSSAPKDWQKWNPSLEK, encoded by the coding sequence ATGAATCCGGAAAAGACCGTTCGTAAAATCAGCTCGCACTGGTATGTGTGGCTGTTCCCTGTTTTTGCGGTGCTGATTTCAGCATGGCTGCTGGTGCAGTATCTGACCGGACTGGGGCCAAAGATCGAAATCTCTTTCGACGACGGCAGCCGCATCGAGGCGGAAAAAACCAGGTTGAGCTATCGGGGTGTGGAAATAGGCAGCGTGACTGACGTAAAGCTGTCAGAAGACCAAAAGAAAGTCATCGTGCATGCCCGTCTTAAAAAGGATGCAAAAAAATTCGCAGAAGAAGGCGCCAAATACTGGATCGTCACCCCCAAGGTCAGCATTCAGGGAATCACCGGCCTTGAAACCCTGATTGAAGGACCTTACATCGCTGCCCAGCCGGGCGATGGCGGTGAAAAAACCGAATTCCAGGGAAAGCAGGAAAGTGAAACCGACGACCCCTTGGAAGACACCGTGGCCTATCGGCTGGAAACCGCAAACGCGGAATCCATCAATCCCGGTGACAATGTCAGCTTCAGGGGCATGAACGTGGGCACCGTCACCAAAGTGACCTTAAGCAAGACCGCACAAACCCTGCATGTACAGATCAACCTGCAAAGCAAGTACGCCCGCCTGGTGCGCACAAACACTCAGTTCTGGCGCAAAGTCGGCGTGCAGGCCAAACTGGGGCTGTTTAAATCAGAACTTAAGATCAATTCACTGGAAACACTTCTACACGGCGGCATTGAAATGTTCACTCCGGACCCCGCTGGCGAAATCGCCAAATACAACCACAAGTTCCCGTTACACAGCTCGGCCCCCAAGGACTGGCAGAAATGGAACCCTTCCTTAGAAAAATAA
- the ppdK gene encoding pyruvate, phosphate dikinase yields the protein MHQNVNSDKQTTKTAIPQKFVYFFAAGESEGNAGMKNILGGKGANLAEMTSLGIPVPPGFTISTEICAHFYEAGGKLPDWVRPAVQESMNKVESKIGKKFGDVNNPLLVSVRSGARASMPGMMDTILNLGLNDQTVEGLAKSSNNPRFAWDSYRRFIQMYSDVVMGMNSSLLEVTLEDLKEEKHYKLDTEMTVEDLKLLVKKFKDLVHQMTGQSFPADPWEQLWGAISAVFHSWNTPRAITYRELHSIPAAWGTAVNVQSMVFGNMGDDSATGVAFTRNPSTGEKAFYGEFLINAQGEDVVAGIRTPQPITKVAAAAAGVMSLEEALPQAYAQLVEIYKKLESHYRDMQDIEFTIERGVLWMLQTRNGKRTAAAALKIACDMIDEKLITQDEAILRLDPAALDQLLHPTLDPKAAKTTLAKGLPASPGGVNGQIVFTSEEAVEWKEQGKKVILVRIETSPEDIAGMVAAQGILTTRGGMTSHAAVVARGMGKCCVAGCGDIEVDYRNETMKVKGYVLKKGDVITLDGSTGEVYLGEVKTIEPKLDGSFERIMKIADGIRKLKVRTNADTPKDAQTARNFGAEGIGLCRTEHMFFGADRIDAVREMIIADNKMDREKALAKLLPMQREDFYQLFKIMDGLPVTIRLLDPPLHEFVPHTDEETKELAKRLNTDYERLRSKVKSLHEFNPMLGHRGCRLAITYPEIYQMQVRAIAEAAAQLMAEGKTLSPEIMIPLVATDKELDTLRAQSIAEVNKVQSEKNVKFEYTVGTMIELPRAAITADAIAEHADFFSFGTNDLTQTTLGLSRDDSGRFLGTYVSHGILPKDPFMSIDQVGVGSLVKMGVDLGRRTKPDLKVGVCGEHGGDPESIEFFHKVGLDYVSCSPFRVPIARLAAARAALIGKKIH from the coding sequence ATGCACCAGAATGTAAACTCTGACAAACAAACAACCAAAACAGCTATACCACAGAAGTTCGTGTACTTCTTTGCTGCCGGGGAATCCGAAGGCAATGCGGGCATGAAGAACATTCTGGGCGGTAAAGGCGCCAACCTGGCCGAAATGACCTCTTTGGGCATTCCGGTTCCTCCAGGCTTCACGATCTCTACAGAGATCTGCGCTCACTTCTACGAAGCCGGCGGTAAACTTCCTGACTGGGTTCGTCCCGCAGTTCAGGAATCCATGAATAAAGTGGAATCCAAAATTGGCAAAAAATTCGGTGATGTGAACAACCCTCTTTTGGTGTCTGTTCGCTCCGGTGCTCGTGCTTCCATGCCGGGCATGATGGACACGATCCTGAACCTGGGTCTGAATGATCAGACTGTCGAAGGTTTGGCGAAGTCCTCTAACAATCCACGTTTTGCGTGGGACTCTTACCGTCGTTTCATCCAAATGTACTCAGATGTTGTGATGGGCATGAACTCATCACTTCTGGAAGTGACTCTGGAAGACCTGAAAGAGGAAAAACACTACAAACTCGACACCGAAATGACGGTTGAGGACCTGAAACTTCTGGTGAAGAAGTTCAAAGATCTGGTTCATCAGATGACCGGTCAGTCCTTCCCGGCAGATCCTTGGGAACAGCTCTGGGGCGCGATTTCTGCGGTCTTCCATTCCTGGAACACGCCGCGTGCGATCACTTACCGTGAATTGCACTCGATCCCGGCGGCCTGGGGTACGGCCGTGAACGTTCAGTCCATGGTCTTTGGTAACATGGGTGATGACTCCGCAACGGGTGTGGCGTTCACGCGCAATCCATCCACCGGTGAAAAAGCCTTCTACGGAGAATTCCTGATCAATGCTCAGGGTGAAGACGTGGTGGCGGGTATCCGCACTCCGCAACCGATCACGAAGGTTGCCGCAGCAGCGGCGGGTGTGATGTCTTTGGAGGAGGCTCTTCCTCAGGCTTACGCTCAGTTGGTTGAAATTTATAAAAAGCTGGAAAGTCACTATCGCGACATGCAGGACATCGAGTTCACGATCGAACGCGGTGTTTTGTGGATGCTGCAAACCCGTAACGGTAAAAGAACTGCAGCGGCCGCATTGAAAATCGCCTGCGACATGATTGACGAAAAGTTGATCACTCAGGACGAAGCGATCCTGCGTTTGGACCCGGCGGCTTTGGATCAGCTTCTGCATCCGACTTTGGATCCAAAAGCGGCAAAGACCACTTTGGCCAAAGGTTTGCCGGCGTCTCCGGGCGGGGTGAACGGTCAGATCGTTTTCACTTCAGAAGAAGCGGTTGAGTGGAAAGAGCAAGGCAAGAAAGTCATCCTGGTGCGTATTGAAACGTCTCCGGAAGACATTGCCGGCATGGTCGCAGCCCAGGGTATCCTGACAACTCGTGGTGGTATGACTTCCCACGCAGCCGTTGTGGCTCGCGGTATGGGGAAATGCTGTGTGGCGGGTTGTGGTGATATCGAAGTCGATTATCGCAATGAAACCATGAAGGTGAAAGGTTATGTCCTGAAAAAGGGCGACGTGATCACTTTGGATGGTTCCACGGGTGAAGTTTATCTGGGCGAAGTTAAAACCATCGAGCCAAAACTGGATGGCAGCTTTGAACGCATCATGAAAATCGCTGATGGCATTCGCAAACTGAAAGTTCGCACCAATGCGGACACGCCGAAAGACGCGCAAACGGCGCGCAACTTTGGGGCGGAAGGTATCGGTCTTTGCCGTACCGAGCACATGTTCTTCGGCGCAGACCGCATCGATGCGGTTCGTGAGATGATCATTGCTGACAACAAAATGGACCGTGAAAAAGCTTTGGCGAAACTTTTGCCAATGCAGCGTGAAGACTTCTATCAGTTGTTCAAAATCATGGACGGTCTGCCAGTGACGATCCGTTTGTTGGATCCACCTCTGCATGAGTTCGTTCCGCACACGGATGAAGAAACCAAGGAATTGGCAAAACGCCTGAACACGGACTATGAGCGTCTGCGCTCCAAGGTCAAATCCCTGCACGAGTTCAATCCGATGCTGGGGCACCGTGGCTGCCGTTTGGCGATCACTTATCCGGAAATTTATCAGATGCAGGTTCGTGCGATCGCCGAAGCGGCGGCTCAGTTGATGGCAGAAGGCAAGACATTGTCTCCTGAAATCATGATCCCGCTGGTGGCAACGGACAAAGAGCTGGACACTTTGCGTGCACAAAGCATTGCGGAAGTGAACAAGGTTCAGTCTGAAAAGAACGTGAAGTTTGAATACACGGTGGGCACGATGATTGAGCTTCCAAGAGCTGCGATCACCGCTGATGCTATCGCTGAACACGCGGACTTCTTCAGCTTCGGTACGAACGATCTGACTCAGACGACTTTGGGCTTGTCCCGTGACGACTCCGGTCGCTTCCTGGGCACTTATGTGTCTCACGGAATCCTGCCAAAAGATCCGTTCATGTCCATCGATCAGGTGGGTGTGGGTTCTTTGGTGAAAATGGGTGTGGACCTGGGCCGTCGCACGAAGCCTGATTTGAAAGTCGGCGTGTGCGGTGAGCACGGTGGTGACCCTGAATCCATCGAGTTCTTCCACAAGGTGGGGCTGGATTACGTGTCTTGTTCTCCGTTCCGTGTGCCTATCGCCCGACTGGCGGCAGCCCGCGCTGCCTTGATCGGTAAGAAAATCCACTAA
- a CDS encoding glycine--tRNA ligase, whose protein sequence is MKIKHLEDLNTLVSLSKRRGFVFQSSEIYGGLGSCWDYGPLGSLMKLNVKRAWWNAMTRRPDIVGLDAAILMHPMVWKASGHVDGFSDPLVDCKECKTRFRADNTDSYINEKKCPNCGSKNLSEERSFNLMFKTHMGPLEDSGSVVYLRPETAQGHFVNFQNCQQASRYKIPFGIAAIGKSFRNEITPGNFIFRTREFEQMEMQYFVEPGTDEQFFKEWKERRWNFYIKYGIKPENLKFKDHDKLAHYAKAAVDVEFKFPMGFSELEGIHNRSDFDLSQHMKFSGKNLEYFDEPNKKKYIPYVIETAVGCDRLFLAFLCDAYREEVTTDEAGKEDVRVVMGLHPEIAPFKVAVLPLSKKEELSSISEKLRDQLAEDFDVNYDESQSIGKRYRRQDEIGTPFCVTVDFDTINDQAVTVRHRDKMTQERVAITQLNAYIAAKLKTFNQ, encoded by the coding sequence ATGAAAATTAAGCATCTTGAGGACCTAAACACTCTTGTGAGCCTCAGCAAACGTCGTGGTTTTGTATTCCAATCCAGTGAGATCTATGGCGGTCTTGGAAGTTGCTGGGATTATGGTCCTCTGGGCTCTTTGATGAAACTGAATGTGAAGCGCGCTTGGTGGAATGCCATGACCCGCAGACCTGACATCGTGGGTCTGGATGCCGCGATCCTGATGCACCCGATGGTGTGGAAAGCTTCCGGTCACGTGGATGGTTTCTCGGATCCATTGGTGGACTGTAAAGAGTGTAAAACACGCTTCCGTGCGGATAACACCGATTCCTATATCAATGAAAAAAAATGCCCGAACTGCGGCAGCAAGAATCTTTCTGAAGAAAGATCCTTCAACCTGATGTTTAAAACTCACATGGGTCCTTTGGAAGATTCCGGCAGCGTGGTGTATCTGCGTCCGGAAACTGCTCAAGGTCACTTCGTGAACTTCCAGAACTGTCAGCAGGCTTCCCGTTACAAGATTCCATTTGGTATCGCGGCGATTGGTAAATCCTTCCGTAACGAAATCACGCCAGGAAACTTCATCTTCCGCACGCGTGAATTTGAACAGATGGAAATGCAATACTTTGTCGAGCCGGGCACCGACGAACAATTCTTCAAAGAATGGAAAGAGCGTCGCTGGAACTTCTATATCAAGTACGGCATCAAGCCAGAGAATTTGAAATTCAAGGATCACGACAAGCTGGCGCACTATGCGAAAGCGGCGGTGGACGTGGAGTTCAAGTTCCCAATGGGCTTCTCGGAGCTGGAAGGTATCCACAACCGTTCGGACTTCGATTTGTCCCAGCACATGAAATTCTCGGGCAAAAACCTGGAGTACTTCGATGAGCCGAACAAAAAGAAATACATCCCTTACGTGATCGAAACAGCCGTGGGCTGTGACCGTCTGTTCCTGGCGTTCCTGTGTGATGCTTACCGTGAAGAAGTGACCACAGACGAAGCGGGGAAAGAGGACGTGCGCGTGGTGATGGGTCTGCACCCGGAAATCGCTCCGTTCAAAGTGGCGGTTCTGCCACTGTCCAAGAAAGAGGAACTGAGCTCTATCTCTGAAAAACTGCGTGACCAGTTGGCTGAAGACTTCGACGTGAACTATGACGAATCCCAGTCCATCGGTAAACGTTACCGCCGTCAGGATGAGATCGGAACCCCGTTCTGTGTGACTGTCGACTTTGACACCATCAACGATCAGGCTGTGACCGTTCGTCACCGTGACAAGATGACTCAAGAGCGCGTGGCGATCACTCAGTTGAACGCGTACATCGCAGCGAAGTTGAAGACCTTTAATCAGTAG
- a CDS encoding photosynthetic reaction center cytochrome c subunit family protein, translated as MQCIRKWLALPFLLVLLIPQAHSESVSKFVTKEEKIREEMIVISRELGVTCNACHNVQNFKADDRKAFKVGKEHMKLTQMLRENGMDGKKSAKATCYMCHRGKLMPDYKEPANAKAF; from the coding sequence ATGCAGTGCATCCGAAAATGGCTCGCCCTTCCATTCTTGCTGGTCCTTCTGATTCCTCAGGCTCACTCCGAGTCTGTGTCCAAATTTGTGACAAAAGAAGAAAAAATCCGTGAAGAGATGATTGTGATCTCGCGCGAACTGGGTGTGACCTGCAATGCCTGCCACAATGTTCAAAACTTCAAAGCAGATGACAGAAAAGCCTTTAAAGTCGGCAAGGAGCATATGAAATTGACTCAGATGCTTCGTGAAAACGGCATGGACGGCAAGAAGAGCGCCAAAGCCACCTGCTACATGTGCCATCGCGGCAAACTGATGCCTGACTACAAAGAGCCAGCTAACGCGAAAGCTTTCTAG
- a CDS encoding efflux RND transporter permease subunit has translation MFALIVFGAICMNRMGISQLPDVDFPIVSVSVDYEGAAPEIVEAELLDPIEERLLAIEGIKEMRSSARQGSGSVTLEFDINRNVDVVLQEVQTALSRMRWPPGVDPATIRKQNPEEDPIIILSVYGEAELRDMINWTENYLLDQVRFLEGVGEVSIGGFSQRNLRIWVDTKKLSALYLTLTDVVDAISTQHLESAAGQFTEGERELRVRWLGEATNVNDVANIQILRRGGQRIHDREIFIRDVARVEDGLSDIRRVARVDGREAVSIIVRKQRGTNEVTVANEVRAKLNSIKDTFPKGFDFRVNVDFTRPTDATVKLTIEKLWVAALITILICFLFLGSISAAVNILFSIPTSIVGTFTILYFSGFTLNLFTLLALTLSISIVVDDAIMLLENIVRHYRMGKPSAKAASDGSKEVLPAAIAATLAVIAVFLPVVFMDGIIGKFFFQFGVTMSAAVSLSLLEAVTITPMRAAALLSSEPKISKMEHWLDELFEKFAHSYQKVLHGTLRFKYVVVIGSLIFFVVSLFLVAKVRQEFVPAQDQDFIIINAQMPPGTSLEKTSREAEKIEAILKQDASVEGFVVSVGGGGGGSNVNQVFLPVALKARADRQQGHLEIMNKWRAEFRKLKDMRVSMRDISARNLSSGRQNPLAINLRGPDLNVLSEKSQELMDRLEKENLAVDLDSDFRKGIPELVLTPDRKAMAARGVSVEDVGRILSAGVGGLREGRYTADGRRYDIRFKFLEDQIQQPEDFKKLYVRNNFGNLIPLSQLVKIEEQAAIQGISRVNRQRAISVFGNLAPGQSQAAVLERASAIAKEILPTGYSFALEGASAGFADSFKSLYSAMLVGILVAYLILAVQFNSFIHPVSVLVALPFSVTGALVALWAFDVSLNLFSFIGLIVLMGIAKKNSILLVEFTNQVRYHGEKDISKALLQACPIRLRPILMTSVATVAAALPLVIGHGIGSETRVPMGLSIIGGTIVSTLLTLFVVPALYLMLSPLESKKKEVHL, from the coding sequence ATGTTTGCATTGATTGTTTTTGGTGCCATCTGCATGAACCGCATGGGGATCTCGCAGCTTCCGGACGTCGACTTCCCAATTGTCAGCGTTTCGGTGGACTATGAGGGCGCCGCCCCGGAAATCGTCGAAGCCGAGTTGCTGGATCCTATCGAGGAACGCCTGCTCGCCATCGAGGGCATCAAGGAAATGCGCTCTTCCGCCCGTCAGGGTTCCGGCTCTGTCACCCTGGAGTTTGATATCAATCGAAATGTCGACGTGGTTTTGCAGGAAGTGCAAACGGCCTTGAGCCGCATGCGCTGGCCGCCGGGTGTGGACCCTGCCACCATCCGCAAACAAAACCCCGAGGAAGACCCGATCATCATCCTTTCAGTCTATGGCGAAGCCGAACTGCGCGACATGATCAACTGGACTGAAAACTATCTGCTGGATCAGGTGCGCTTCTTGGAAGGCGTCGGCGAGGTCAGCATCGGCGGATTCAGTCAGCGCAACCTGCGTATCTGGGTTGACACAAAAAAACTATCCGCACTGTATCTGACTCTGACTGATGTGGTGGATGCCATCAGCACTCAGCACCTTGAAAGTGCTGCGGGTCAATTCACCGAAGGCGAACGCGAACTGCGTGTACGCTGGCTGGGTGAAGCCACCAACGTCAACGATGTCGCCAACATTCAGATTCTGCGCCGGGGCGGTCAGCGCATTCATGATCGCGAGATCTTTATCCGCGATGTTGCCCGCGTCGAAGACGGTCTGTCAGACATCCGCCGGGTGGCCCGGGTGGATGGCCGCGAAGCCGTCTCGATCATCGTGCGCAAGCAGCGTGGCACCAACGAGGTCACTGTTGCCAACGAGGTCCGCGCCAAACTGAACAGCATCAAAGACACCTTTCCCAAGGGTTTTGACTTCCGCGTGAACGTCGACTTTACCCGTCCGACAGATGCCACCGTAAAACTGACCATTGAAAAGCTGTGGGTGGCGGCTCTGATCACCATTTTGATCTGTTTCCTGTTCCTGGGAAGTATTTCGGCTGCCGTCAATATCCTGTTCTCGATCCCGACTTCCATTGTCGGCACGTTCACGATTTTATATTTCTCGGGGTTCACCCTGAATCTCTTCACCTTGCTGGCGCTGACGCTGTCGATTTCCATCGTCGTGGACGACGCGATCATGCTACTTGAAAATATCGTGCGCCACTATCGCATGGGAAAACCTTCGGCCAAAGCTGCCTCGGACGGCTCCAAAGAGGTTTTGCCGGCGGCCATCGCGGCGACCTTGGCGGTCATCGCGGTGTTCCTGCCGGTCGTGTTTATGGATGGTATCATCGGGAAGTTCTTCTTCCAGTTCGGTGTCACAATGAGTGCTGCGGTGTCCTTGTCCCTGCTTGAAGCCGTGACCATCACGCCGATGCGTGCGGCCGCCCTGCTGTCCAGCGAGCCGAAAATTTCCAAAATGGAACACTGGCTGGATGAGTTGTTTGAAAAGTTCGCGCATTCCTATCAGAAGGTTCTGCACGGAACTTTGCGATTCAAATACGTGGTGGTGATCGGCTCACTGATCTTCTTCGTGGTTTCTCTGTTCCTGGTGGCCAAAGTCCGTCAGGAATTCGTTCCTGCACAGGATCAGGACTTTATCATCATCAATGCCCAGATGCCTCCGGGCACTTCACTTGAAAAAACCAGTCGTGAGGCTGAAAAAATCGAAGCCATCCTGAAGCAGGATGCTTCGGTGGAAGGTTTTGTCGTTTCTGTCGGTGGCGGCGGCGGTGGATCCAACGTCAATCAGGTCTTCCTGCCGGTGGCATTGAAAGCCCGTGCGGACCGCCAACAAGGTCACCTTGAGATCATGAACAAATGGCGTGCTGAATTCCGCAAACTGAAAGACATGCGTGTTTCCATGCGTGATATTTCAGCGCGAAACCTTTCTTCCGGCCGTCAAAATCCCCTGGCAATCAATTTGCGCGGACCGGATTTGAATGTGCTGTCTGAAAAATCCCAGGAGCTGATGGACCGTCTGGAAAAAGAAAACCTGGCCGTGGACCTGGATTCGGATTTCCGCAAAGGGATTCCGGAGCTTGTTCTGACCCCGGACCGCAAAGCGATGGCGGCGCGTGGTGTTTCGGTGGAAGACGTTGGCCGCATCCTTTCTGCCGGCGTCGGGGGCTTGCGTGAAGGCCGCTACACCGCCGATGGCCGTCGCTATGACATTCGCTTCAAGTTCCTGGAAGACCAGATCCAGCAGCCGGAAGATTTCAAAAAACTTTACGTGCGCAATAACTTCGGAAACCTGATCCCGCTTTCACAACTGGTGAAAATCGAAGAGCAGGCCGCCATTCAGGGCATCAGCCGCGTGAACCGTCAGCGTGCAATTTCGGTTTTCGGAAATCTGGCACCGGGCCAGTCCCAGGCCGCGGTTCTGGAACGTGCCAGTGCGATTGCCAAAGAGATTCTGCCCACGGGTTATTCCTTCGCTCTGGAAGGGGCTTCTGCCGGGTTCGCCGACTCGTTCAAGAGTCTTTATTCCGCAATGCTGGTCGGCATCCTGGTGGCGTATCTGATTTTGGCAGTGCAGTTCAACTCGTTCATTCATCCCGTGTCTGTCCTGGTCGCGTTGCCTTTCAGTGTGACCGGAGCCCTGGTCGCCCTGTGGGCATTTGATGTGTCGCTGAATCTTTTTAGCTTCATCGGTCTGATCGTTCTGATGGGGATTGCCAAAAAGAACTCGATTCTGCTGGTGGAGTTCACCAATCAAGTTCGCTATCACGGGGAAAAGGACATTTCCAAAGCCCTGCTGCAAGCCTGCCCGATTCGTCTGCGCCCGATTCTGATGACTTCCGTGGCCACTGTCGCCGCCGCCTTGCCGCTGGTCATCGGTCATGGTATCGGTTCTGAAACGCGTGTACCGATGGGTCTGTCGATCATTGGTGGCACGATTGTTTCAACACTTTTGACTTTGTTTGTGGTGCCGGCTCTTTATCTGATGCTTTCCCCGCTTGAAAGTAAAAAGAAAGAGGTCCATCTGTGA
- a CDS encoding YbaN family protein has protein sequence MKLIKQTRRTAYFVAGWIFLGLGFIGIFLPLLPTTPFLLLTAFCFARSSIRWHKWLLAQPHMGPLILDWQKHGVIRTRAKLMATGLMVPLVSISLFFGNVPLYAKISAAVVCTCVLVFIWTRPSQATDRRASKRHIDIPE, from the coding sequence GTGAAACTGATCAAGCAGACAAGAAGAACCGCCTACTTTGTGGCAGGCTGGATCTTTCTGGGGTTGGGATTTATCGGCATCTTTTTGCCGCTGCTTCCGACAACCCCGTTTCTGCTTTTGACCGCTTTCTGTTTTGCGCGAAGCTCGATCCGCTGGCACAAGTGGCTCTTGGCTCAGCCCCACATGGGGCCGTTGATCTTGGACTGGCAAAAACACGGGGTTATCCGCACACGTGCGAAACTGATGGCCACTGGGTTGATGGTGCCTCTGGTTTCAATATCCTTGTTCTTTGGCAACGTTCCTCTTTACGCCAAAATATCCGCGGCTGTGGTGTGCACCTGCGTTCTGGTTTTCATCTGGACAAGGCCTTCGCAGGCCACGGACAGGCGTGCCAGTAAGCGGCACATCGACATTCCAGAGTGA
- a CDS encoding OsmC family protein, with protein sequence MRAQVKRVDGHHFRFNVRGMEGDIDVTAPDQTPQGPTPKEMLLAALCCCTGTDVIDLMAKFQVQYESFELEAKAPLTDKHPKVFSRIDLSYQVKGPAIDATQVAEAAKRSTHQYSGTAAMLSKACPIFYSVWVNGEKVAEDQVQFVSI encoded by the coding sequence ATGCGCGCACAGGTTAAACGAGTTGACGGTCACCATTTTAGATTTAATGTTCGCGGCATGGAAGGCGACATCGACGTCACAGCTCCCGATCAAACTCCGCAAGGACCGACTCCGAAAGAAATGCTGCTGGCGGCTTTGTGCTGCTGTACGGGTACTGATGTCATTGATCTGATGGCGAAGTTTCAGGTGCAGTATGAATCATTCGAACTGGAAGCCAAAGCCCCACTGACAGACAAACATCCAAAAGTTTTTTCCCGCATTGATTTAAGTTATCAGGTGAAGGGTCCTGCGATCGACGCAACTCAAGTGGCGGAAGCGGCGAAGCGCTCGACCCACCAGTACAGTGGAACGGCGGCGATGCTTTCCAAGGCCTGCCCCATTTTTTATTCGGTTTGGGTGAATGGCGAAAAAGTCGCTGAAGATCAGGTTCAATTTGTATCAATTTAA